One window of Paralichthys olivaceus isolate ysfri-2021 chromosome 20, ASM2471397v2, whole genome shotgun sequence genomic DNA carries:
- the LOC109631863 gene encoding serine/threonine-protein phosphatase 6 regulatory ankyrin repeat subunit A isoform X1, with protein sequence MRSERASRVCIVVLEEVEEDEPSSSPPPPRPKSPPEHRSHHASRRAAAQEDKPSLLRAIFNVDPDEVRSLIFKKEDVNIQDNEKRTPLHAAAYLGDAEIIELLILSGARVNAKDNKWLTPLHRAVASCSEDAVTVLLKHSADVNARDKNWQTPLHVAASNKAVRCAEALVPLLSNVNVSDRAGRTALHHAAFSGHVEMVKLLLSRGANINAFDKKDRRAIHWAAFMGHLEVVKLLVASGAEVDCKDKKAYTPLHAAASSGMSSTVHYLLSLGVHVNEVNAYGNTPLHLACYNRQEVVVSELIETGANVNQVNERGFSALHFASSSRQGAPCQELLLAHGAHINMRSKDGKTPLHMAATHGRFPCSQVLIQNGAEIDCEDKSRNTALHIAARYGHELIITALVKHGASTANRGIHGMFPLHLAALSGFSDCCRKLLSSGFDIDTPDDFGRTCLHAAAAGGLIYERNISVKDVSSSRNLECVNLLLNIGADFNRKDNFGRTPLHYASANCNYQCVFALVGSGASINELDQRGCCPLHYAAAADTDGKCVEYLLRNDADPAVRDKQGYSAVHYASAYGRTLCLELMASETPLDVLMDTSGTDILSDLESQAPVSPLHLAAYHGHCGALEVLLSSLLDVDVRSPEGRTPLSLACSSGHQECVSLLLHHGASPMTHDYTHKKTAIHAAAMNGHPECLRLLMSNNDQHINVDLRDINGQTPLMLAVLNGHTECVYALLSQGASVENQDRWGRTALHRGAVTGQEECVEALLQRGASVCVKDIRGRSPLHLASACGRVGALGALMQATTTPHTDTHLTDNQGYTPLHWACYNGYDACVEVLLDQEVFRQINSNSFSPLHCAVMSDNDGVAEMLIDSLGAAIVNTTDSKGRTPLHAAAYSDHVECVSLLLSHGAQANVVDTNMRSTPLMMAALNGQTNAVEVLVSSAKADMALQDTDRNTALHLACSKGHETSALLIMEKISDRNLINCTNAALQTPLHVAARKGLTVVVQELLGKGASVLAVDENGYTPALACAPNRDVADCLALILNSMMPTSPIVTIAALPALSLAQTVVNHNSTSNHISKGVAFDALPPLRPNHASYCRPERPLSTVSADDEMNDSDSETY encoded by the exons ATGCGGTCTGAGCGGGCTAGCCGTGTGTGTATTgtggtgctggaggaggtggaggaagatgaGCCCTCTTCTTCGCCCCCACCTCCCCGGCCCAAATCACCTCCAGAGCACAGATCCCATCATGCCTCTCGAAGGGCTGCTGCACAGGAGGACAAG CCGTCATTGTTAAGAGCTATCTTCAACGTGGACCCAGATGAAGTTCGCTCCCTCATATTCAAGAAAGAGGATGTCAACATTCAG GACAATGAGAAGCGGACGCCTCTGCACGCCGCAGCCTACCTGGGAGACGCTGAGATCATTGAGCTGCTCATCCTGTCAG GAGCTCGAGTCAACGCCAAAGATAACAAGTGGTTGACTCCTCTTCACAGAGCTGTCGCCTCTTGTAGTGAG GATGCAGTGACGGTCTTGCTGAAGCACAGTGCGGACGTTAATGCTCGGGACAAGAACTGGCAGACACCACTCCACGTAGCAGCTAGCAACAAGGCAGTGCGCTGTGCCGAGGCTTTGGTCCCTCTGCTAAGCAATGTGAATGTGTCAGACCGGGCAGGACGTACTGCCCTGCATCACGCTGCCTTCAGTGGACATGTAGag aTGGTGAAGCTTCTGCTGTCTAGAGGAGCAAACATTAATGCTTTTGACAAGAAGGACAGGAGAGCCATCCACTGGGCAGCCTTCATGG GTCACCTGGAGGTGGTGAAGTTATTGGTGGCCAGCGGCGCTGAGGTTGACTGTAAGGACAAGAAGGCCTACACACCTCTCCACGCAGCTGCCTCCAGTGGCATGAGCAGCACTGTGCACTACCTGCTGAGCCTCGGTGTCCAT GTAAACGAGGTGAATGCCTACGGCAACACACCGCTCCATTTGGCCTGTTACAATAGACAGGAAGTGGTGGTCAGCGAGCTCATCGAGACAGGGGCCAATGTCAACcag GTGAATGAGAGGGGCTTCTCTGCTCTCCACTTTGCCTCTTCCTCACGTCAGGGGGCACCATGCCAGGAGCTGCTGTTAGCCCATGGAGCTCACATCAACATGCGG AGTAAGGATGGAAAGACTCCTCTCCACATGGCAGCTACACATGGAAGGTTCCCCTGTTCTCAGGTCCTCATTCAAAATG GAGCTGAGATTGATTGCGAGGACAAAAGCAGGAACACTGCCCTTCACATCGCTGCCCGCTACGGCCATGAGCTCATCATCACTGCTCTCGTCAAACACGGAGCCAGCACTGCCAA TAGAGGCATTCATGGGATGTTCCCTCTACACCTGGCAGCTCTCAGCGGCTTCTCAGATTGCTGCAGGAAGTTGCTGTCCTCAG GGTTTGACATAGACACCCCTGATGACTTTGGAAGGACCTGTCTTCATGCTGCTGCGGCTGGAGG ATTGATATATGAACGAAACATCAGTGTTAAAGATGTTTCTTCATCCAGGAACCTGGAGTGTGTGAACCTGCTGTTAAACATCGGAGCTGACTTTAACAGGAAAGACAACTTTGGAAG GACTCCATTACACTATGCATCAGCCAACTGTAATTACCAGTGTGTGTTCGCCTTGGTGGGCTCCGGGGCAAGCATCAATGAGCTGGACCAGAGAGGCTGTTGCCCCCTGCActacgctgctgctgctgacactgACGGAAA gtGTGTGGAATACCTGTTGAGGAATGATGCCGATCCAGCAGTGAGAGACAAACAGGGTTACAGTGCTGTGCATTATGCCTCAGCATATGGTCGCACACTCTGTCTGGAACTG ATGGCAAGTGAGACGCCGCTTGATGTG TTAATGGACACATCAGGAACAGACATTCTAAGTGACTTGGAGAGCCAGGCCCCTGTCAGTCCACTGCATCTGGCG GCTTACCATGGACACTGTGGAGCATTAGAGGTCCTCCTGTCATCCCTGCTGGACGTGGACGTTCGCAGCCCAGAGGGCCGCACCCCCCTCAGCCTGGCCTGCTCCAGTGGTCATCAGGAGTGtgtctccctgctgctgcatcacGGAGCCTCACCCATGACCcatgactacacacacaaaaagacagcCATACATGCTGCAG CTATGAATGGCCACCCAGAGTGCCTTCGCCTGCTCATGAGCAACAATGACCAACACATTAATGTGGACTTACGAGACATCAACGGACA GACTCCTCTGATGTTGGCTGTGCTGAATGGACACACAGAGTGTGTGTACGCTCTGCTTAGTCAAGGAGCCAGTGTAGAGAATCAGGACCGCTGGGGGAGGACGGCACTACACAGAGGG GCAGTGACAGGTCAGGAGGAGTGTGTGGAGGCTCTCCTCCAGCGGGGggccagtgtttgtgtgaaggaCATCCGGGGCCGCTCACCTCTTCACCTGGCATCCGCCTGTGGCCGTGTTGGTGCCCTTGGTGCCCTGATGCAGGCCACCACCAccccacacactgacacacacctcACTGACAACCAGGGCTACACACCACTGCACTGGGCCTGTTATAACG GATATGATGCGTGTGTGGAGGTGTTGTTGGACCAGGAGGTGTTCAGGCAGATCAACAGCAACTCATTCAGTCCACTACACTGTGCTGT gatgAGCGACAACGATGGAGTGGCTGAGATGTTAATTGACTCCCTGGGCGCAGCTATCGTCAACACTACTGACTCTAAGGGCAG GACCCCTCTTCACGCTGCAGCTTATTCCGACCACGTGgagtgtgtttctcttcttctgagCCATGGTGCTCAAGCAAACGTAGTCGACACAAACATGCGCAGCACACCGCTCATGATGGCAGCTCTGAACGGACAGACCAACGCTGTGG AGGTGTTGGTGAGCAGCGCTAAAGCAGACATGGCTCTGCAGgatacagacagaaacacagcatTACATCTGGCCTGCAGCAAG GGTCATGAGACGAGTGCCTTGTTGATTATGGAGAAAATCAGTGACAGGAACCTCATCAACTGCACCAATGCTGCTCTCCAGAC GCCGCTGCATGTAGCAGCAAGGAAGGGTCTGACGGTGGTGGTCCAGGAGCTGCTGGGGAAAGGAGCCAGTGTGTTAGCGGTGGACGAGAATG GTTACACTCCAGCTTTGGCCTGCGCTCCCAACCGTGATGTAGCCGACTGCCTGGCCCTCATCCTCAACTCCATGATGCCCACCTCCCCCATTGTCACCATAGCCGCTTTACCTGCACTTTCTCTCGCTCAAACGGTCGTCAACCACAATTCCACCTCCAACCACATCTCCAAAGGCGTGGCCTTCGATGCCCTGCCCCCTCTGAGGCCCAACCATGCCTCCTACTGCAGGCCAGAGCGCCCGCTGTCCACTGTGTCTGCAGACGATGAAATGAATGACTCGGATTCAGAGACATACTGA
- the LOC109631863 gene encoding serine/threonine-protein phosphatase 6 regulatory ankyrin repeat subunit A isoform X2 — MRSERASRVCIVVLEEVEEDEPSSSPPPPRPKSPPEHRSHHASRRAAAQEDKPSLLRAIFNVDPDEVRSLIFKKEDVNIQDNEKRTPLHAAAYLGDAEIIELLILSGARVNAKDNKWLTPLHRAVASCSEDAVTVLLKHSADVNARDKNWQTPLHVAASNKAVRCAEALVPLLSNVNVSDRAGRTALHHAAFSGHVEMVKLLLSRGANINAFDKKDRRAIHWAAFMGHLEVVKLLVASGAEVDCKDKKAYTPLHAAASSGMSSTVHYLLSLGVHVNEVNAYGNTPLHLACYNRQEVVVSELIETGANVNQVNERGFSALHFASSSRQGAPCQELLLAHGAHINMRSKDGKTPLHMAATHGRFPCSQVLIQNGAEIDCEDKSRNTALHIAARYGHELIITALVKHGASTANRGIHGMFPLHLAALSGFSDCCRKLLSSGFDIDTPDDFGRTCLHAAAAGGNLECVNLLLNIGADFNRKDNFGRTPLHYASANCNYQCVFALVGSGASINELDQRGCCPLHYAAAADTDGKCVEYLLRNDADPAVRDKQGYSAVHYASAYGRTLCLELMASETPLDVLMDTSGTDILSDLESQAPVSPLHLAAYHGHCGALEVLLSSLLDVDVRSPEGRTPLSLACSSGHQECVSLLLHHGASPMTHDYTHKKTAIHAAAMNGHPECLRLLMSNNDQHINVDLRDINGQTPLMLAVLNGHTECVYALLSQGASVENQDRWGRTALHRGAVTGQEECVEALLQRGASVCVKDIRGRSPLHLASACGRVGALGALMQATTTPHTDTHLTDNQGYTPLHWACYNGYDACVEVLLDQEVFRQINSNSFSPLHCAVMSDNDGVAEMLIDSLGAAIVNTTDSKGRTPLHAAAYSDHVECVSLLLSHGAQANVVDTNMRSTPLMMAALNGQTNAVEVLVSSAKADMALQDTDRNTALHLACSKGHETSALLIMEKISDRNLINCTNAALQTPLHVAARKGLTVVVQELLGKGASVLAVDENGYTPALACAPNRDVADCLALILNSMMPTSPIVTIAALPALSLAQTVVNHNSTSNHISKGVAFDALPPLRPNHASYCRPERPLSTVSADDEMNDSDSETY; from the exons ATGCGGTCTGAGCGGGCTAGCCGTGTGTGTATTgtggtgctggaggaggtggaggaagatgaGCCCTCTTCTTCGCCCCCACCTCCCCGGCCCAAATCACCTCCAGAGCACAGATCCCATCATGCCTCTCGAAGGGCTGCTGCACAGGAGGACAAG CCGTCATTGTTAAGAGCTATCTTCAACGTGGACCCAGATGAAGTTCGCTCCCTCATATTCAAGAAAGAGGATGTCAACATTCAG GACAATGAGAAGCGGACGCCTCTGCACGCCGCAGCCTACCTGGGAGACGCTGAGATCATTGAGCTGCTCATCCTGTCAG GAGCTCGAGTCAACGCCAAAGATAACAAGTGGTTGACTCCTCTTCACAGAGCTGTCGCCTCTTGTAGTGAG GATGCAGTGACGGTCTTGCTGAAGCACAGTGCGGACGTTAATGCTCGGGACAAGAACTGGCAGACACCACTCCACGTAGCAGCTAGCAACAAGGCAGTGCGCTGTGCCGAGGCTTTGGTCCCTCTGCTAAGCAATGTGAATGTGTCAGACCGGGCAGGACGTACTGCCCTGCATCACGCTGCCTTCAGTGGACATGTAGag aTGGTGAAGCTTCTGCTGTCTAGAGGAGCAAACATTAATGCTTTTGACAAGAAGGACAGGAGAGCCATCCACTGGGCAGCCTTCATGG GTCACCTGGAGGTGGTGAAGTTATTGGTGGCCAGCGGCGCTGAGGTTGACTGTAAGGACAAGAAGGCCTACACACCTCTCCACGCAGCTGCCTCCAGTGGCATGAGCAGCACTGTGCACTACCTGCTGAGCCTCGGTGTCCAT GTAAACGAGGTGAATGCCTACGGCAACACACCGCTCCATTTGGCCTGTTACAATAGACAGGAAGTGGTGGTCAGCGAGCTCATCGAGACAGGGGCCAATGTCAACcag GTGAATGAGAGGGGCTTCTCTGCTCTCCACTTTGCCTCTTCCTCACGTCAGGGGGCACCATGCCAGGAGCTGCTGTTAGCCCATGGAGCTCACATCAACATGCGG AGTAAGGATGGAAAGACTCCTCTCCACATGGCAGCTACACATGGAAGGTTCCCCTGTTCTCAGGTCCTCATTCAAAATG GAGCTGAGATTGATTGCGAGGACAAAAGCAGGAACACTGCCCTTCACATCGCTGCCCGCTACGGCCATGAGCTCATCATCACTGCTCTCGTCAAACACGGAGCCAGCACTGCCAA TAGAGGCATTCATGGGATGTTCCCTCTACACCTGGCAGCTCTCAGCGGCTTCTCAGATTGCTGCAGGAAGTTGCTGTCCTCAG GGTTTGACATAGACACCCCTGATGACTTTGGAAGGACCTGTCTTCATGCTGCTGCGGCTGGAGG GAACCTGGAGTGTGTGAACCTGCTGTTAAACATCGGAGCTGACTTTAACAGGAAAGACAACTTTGGAAG GACTCCATTACACTATGCATCAGCCAACTGTAATTACCAGTGTGTGTTCGCCTTGGTGGGCTCCGGGGCAAGCATCAATGAGCTGGACCAGAGAGGCTGTTGCCCCCTGCActacgctgctgctgctgacactgACGGAAA gtGTGTGGAATACCTGTTGAGGAATGATGCCGATCCAGCAGTGAGAGACAAACAGGGTTACAGTGCTGTGCATTATGCCTCAGCATATGGTCGCACACTCTGTCTGGAACTG ATGGCAAGTGAGACGCCGCTTGATGTG TTAATGGACACATCAGGAACAGACATTCTAAGTGACTTGGAGAGCCAGGCCCCTGTCAGTCCACTGCATCTGGCG GCTTACCATGGACACTGTGGAGCATTAGAGGTCCTCCTGTCATCCCTGCTGGACGTGGACGTTCGCAGCCCAGAGGGCCGCACCCCCCTCAGCCTGGCCTGCTCCAGTGGTCATCAGGAGTGtgtctccctgctgctgcatcacGGAGCCTCACCCATGACCcatgactacacacacaaaaagacagcCATACATGCTGCAG CTATGAATGGCCACCCAGAGTGCCTTCGCCTGCTCATGAGCAACAATGACCAACACATTAATGTGGACTTACGAGACATCAACGGACA GACTCCTCTGATGTTGGCTGTGCTGAATGGACACACAGAGTGTGTGTACGCTCTGCTTAGTCAAGGAGCCAGTGTAGAGAATCAGGACCGCTGGGGGAGGACGGCACTACACAGAGGG GCAGTGACAGGTCAGGAGGAGTGTGTGGAGGCTCTCCTCCAGCGGGGggccagtgtttgtgtgaaggaCATCCGGGGCCGCTCACCTCTTCACCTGGCATCCGCCTGTGGCCGTGTTGGTGCCCTTGGTGCCCTGATGCAGGCCACCACCAccccacacactgacacacacctcACTGACAACCAGGGCTACACACCACTGCACTGGGCCTGTTATAACG GATATGATGCGTGTGTGGAGGTGTTGTTGGACCAGGAGGTGTTCAGGCAGATCAACAGCAACTCATTCAGTCCACTACACTGTGCTGT gatgAGCGACAACGATGGAGTGGCTGAGATGTTAATTGACTCCCTGGGCGCAGCTATCGTCAACACTACTGACTCTAAGGGCAG GACCCCTCTTCACGCTGCAGCTTATTCCGACCACGTGgagtgtgtttctcttcttctgagCCATGGTGCTCAAGCAAACGTAGTCGACACAAACATGCGCAGCACACCGCTCATGATGGCAGCTCTGAACGGACAGACCAACGCTGTGG AGGTGTTGGTGAGCAGCGCTAAAGCAGACATGGCTCTGCAGgatacagacagaaacacagcatTACATCTGGCCTGCAGCAAG GGTCATGAGACGAGTGCCTTGTTGATTATGGAGAAAATCAGTGACAGGAACCTCATCAACTGCACCAATGCTGCTCTCCAGAC GCCGCTGCATGTAGCAGCAAGGAAGGGTCTGACGGTGGTGGTCCAGGAGCTGCTGGGGAAAGGAGCCAGTGTGTTAGCGGTGGACGAGAATG GTTACACTCCAGCTTTGGCCTGCGCTCCCAACCGTGATGTAGCCGACTGCCTGGCCCTCATCCTCAACTCCATGATGCCCACCTCCCCCATTGTCACCATAGCCGCTTTACCTGCACTTTCTCTCGCTCAAACGGTCGTCAACCACAATTCCACCTCCAACCACATCTCCAAAGGCGTGGCCTTCGATGCCCTGCCCCCTCTGAGGCCCAACCATGCCTCCTACTGCAGGCCAGAGCGCCCGCTGTCCACTGTGTCTGCAGACGATGAAATGAATGACTCGGATTCAGAGACATACTGA
- the LOC109631863 gene encoding serine/threonine-protein phosphatase 6 regulatory ankyrin repeat subunit A isoform X3 produces MAVLKIQEQPSLLRAIFNVDPDEVRSLIFKKEDVNIQDNEKRTPLHAAAYLGDAEIIELLILSGARVNAKDNKWLTPLHRAVASCSEDAVTVLLKHSADVNARDKNWQTPLHVAASNKAVRCAEALVPLLSNVNVSDRAGRTALHHAAFSGHVEMVKLLLSRGANINAFDKKDRRAIHWAAFMGHLEVVKLLVASGAEVDCKDKKAYTPLHAAASSGMSSTVHYLLSLGVHVNEVNAYGNTPLHLACYNRQEVVVSELIETGANVNQVNERGFSALHFASSSRQGAPCQELLLAHGAHINMRSKDGKTPLHMAATHGRFPCSQVLIQNGAEIDCEDKSRNTALHIAARYGHELIITALVKHGASTANRGIHGMFPLHLAALSGFSDCCRKLLSSGFDIDTPDDFGRTCLHAAAAGGLIYERNISVKDVSSSRNLECVNLLLNIGADFNRKDNFGRTPLHYASANCNYQCVFALVGSGASINELDQRGCCPLHYAAAADTDGKCVEYLLRNDADPAVRDKQGYSAVHYASAYGRTLCLELMASETPLDVLMDTSGTDILSDLESQAPVSPLHLAAYHGHCGALEVLLSSLLDVDVRSPEGRTPLSLACSSGHQECVSLLLHHGASPMTHDYTHKKTAIHAAAMNGHPECLRLLMSNNDQHINVDLRDINGQTPLMLAVLNGHTECVYALLSQGASVENQDRWGRTALHRGAVTGQEECVEALLQRGASVCVKDIRGRSPLHLASACGRVGALGALMQATTTPHTDTHLTDNQGYTPLHWACYNGYDACVEVLLDQEVFRQINSNSFSPLHCAVMSDNDGVAEMLIDSLGAAIVNTTDSKGRTPLHAAAYSDHVECVSLLLSHGAQANVVDTNMRSTPLMMAALNGQTNAVEVLVSSAKADMALQDTDRNTALHLACSKGHETSALLIMEKISDRNLINCTNAALQTPLHVAARKGLTVVVQELLGKGASVLAVDENGYTPALACAPNRDVADCLALILNSMMPTSPIVTIAALPALSLAQTVVNHNSTSNHISKGVAFDALPPLRPNHASYCRPERPLSTVSADDEMNDSDSETY; encoded by the exons ATGGCTGTGTTGAAGATACAAGAGCAG CCGTCATTGTTAAGAGCTATCTTCAACGTGGACCCAGATGAAGTTCGCTCCCTCATATTCAAGAAAGAGGATGTCAACATTCAG GACAATGAGAAGCGGACGCCTCTGCACGCCGCAGCCTACCTGGGAGACGCTGAGATCATTGAGCTGCTCATCCTGTCAG GAGCTCGAGTCAACGCCAAAGATAACAAGTGGTTGACTCCTCTTCACAGAGCTGTCGCCTCTTGTAGTGAG GATGCAGTGACGGTCTTGCTGAAGCACAGTGCGGACGTTAATGCTCGGGACAAGAACTGGCAGACACCACTCCACGTAGCAGCTAGCAACAAGGCAGTGCGCTGTGCCGAGGCTTTGGTCCCTCTGCTAAGCAATGTGAATGTGTCAGACCGGGCAGGACGTACTGCCCTGCATCACGCTGCCTTCAGTGGACATGTAGag aTGGTGAAGCTTCTGCTGTCTAGAGGAGCAAACATTAATGCTTTTGACAAGAAGGACAGGAGAGCCATCCACTGGGCAGCCTTCATGG GTCACCTGGAGGTGGTGAAGTTATTGGTGGCCAGCGGCGCTGAGGTTGACTGTAAGGACAAGAAGGCCTACACACCTCTCCACGCAGCTGCCTCCAGTGGCATGAGCAGCACTGTGCACTACCTGCTGAGCCTCGGTGTCCAT GTAAACGAGGTGAATGCCTACGGCAACACACCGCTCCATTTGGCCTGTTACAATAGACAGGAAGTGGTGGTCAGCGAGCTCATCGAGACAGGGGCCAATGTCAACcag GTGAATGAGAGGGGCTTCTCTGCTCTCCACTTTGCCTCTTCCTCACGTCAGGGGGCACCATGCCAGGAGCTGCTGTTAGCCCATGGAGCTCACATCAACATGCGG AGTAAGGATGGAAAGACTCCTCTCCACATGGCAGCTACACATGGAAGGTTCCCCTGTTCTCAGGTCCTCATTCAAAATG GAGCTGAGATTGATTGCGAGGACAAAAGCAGGAACACTGCCCTTCACATCGCTGCCCGCTACGGCCATGAGCTCATCATCACTGCTCTCGTCAAACACGGAGCCAGCACTGCCAA TAGAGGCATTCATGGGATGTTCCCTCTACACCTGGCAGCTCTCAGCGGCTTCTCAGATTGCTGCAGGAAGTTGCTGTCCTCAG GGTTTGACATAGACACCCCTGATGACTTTGGAAGGACCTGTCTTCATGCTGCTGCGGCTGGAGG ATTGATATATGAACGAAACATCAGTGTTAAAGATGTTTCTTCATCCAGGAACCTGGAGTGTGTGAACCTGCTGTTAAACATCGGAGCTGACTTTAACAGGAAAGACAACTTTGGAAG GACTCCATTACACTATGCATCAGCCAACTGTAATTACCAGTGTGTGTTCGCCTTGGTGGGCTCCGGGGCAAGCATCAATGAGCTGGACCAGAGAGGCTGTTGCCCCCTGCActacgctgctgctgctgacactgACGGAAA gtGTGTGGAATACCTGTTGAGGAATGATGCCGATCCAGCAGTGAGAGACAAACAGGGTTACAGTGCTGTGCATTATGCCTCAGCATATGGTCGCACACTCTGTCTGGAACTG ATGGCAAGTGAGACGCCGCTTGATGTG TTAATGGACACATCAGGAACAGACATTCTAAGTGACTTGGAGAGCCAGGCCCCTGTCAGTCCACTGCATCTGGCG GCTTACCATGGACACTGTGGAGCATTAGAGGTCCTCCTGTCATCCCTGCTGGACGTGGACGTTCGCAGCCCAGAGGGCCGCACCCCCCTCAGCCTGGCCTGCTCCAGTGGTCATCAGGAGTGtgtctccctgctgctgcatcacGGAGCCTCACCCATGACCcatgactacacacacaaaaagacagcCATACATGCTGCAG CTATGAATGGCCACCCAGAGTGCCTTCGCCTGCTCATGAGCAACAATGACCAACACATTAATGTGGACTTACGAGACATCAACGGACA GACTCCTCTGATGTTGGCTGTGCTGAATGGACACACAGAGTGTGTGTACGCTCTGCTTAGTCAAGGAGCCAGTGTAGAGAATCAGGACCGCTGGGGGAGGACGGCACTACACAGAGGG GCAGTGACAGGTCAGGAGGAGTGTGTGGAGGCTCTCCTCCAGCGGGGggccagtgtttgtgtgaaggaCATCCGGGGCCGCTCACCTCTTCACCTGGCATCCGCCTGTGGCCGTGTTGGTGCCCTTGGTGCCCTGATGCAGGCCACCACCAccccacacactgacacacacctcACTGACAACCAGGGCTACACACCACTGCACTGGGCCTGTTATAACG GATATGATGCGTGTGTGGAGGTGTTGTTGGACCAGGAGGTGTTCAGGCAGATCAACAGCAACTCATTCAGTCCACTACACTGTGCTGT gatgAGCGACAACGATGGAGTGGCTGAGATGTTAATTGACTCCCTGGGCGCAGCTATCGTCAACACTACTGACTCTAAGGGCAG GACCCCTCTTCACGCTGCAGCTTATTCCGACCACGTGgagtgtgtttctcttcttctgagCCATGGTGCTCAAGCAAACGTAGTCGACACAAACATGCGCAGCACACCGCTCATGATGGCAGCTCTGAACGGACAGACCAACGCTGTGG AGGTGTTGGTGAGCAGCGCTAAAGCAGACATGGCTCTGCAGgatacagacagaaacacagcatTACATCTGGCCTGCAGCAAG GGTCATGAGACGAGTGCCTTGTTGATTATGGAGAAAATCAGTGACAGGAACCTCATCAACTGCACCAATGCTGCTCTCCAGAC GCCGCTGCATGTAGCAGCAAGGAAGGGTCTGACGGTGGTGGTCCAGGAGCTGCTGGGGAAAGGAGCCAGTGTGTTAGCGGTGGACGAGAATG GTTACACTCCAGCTTTGGCCTGCGCTCCCAACCGTGATGTAGCCGACTGCCTGGCCCTCATCCTCAACTCCATGATGCCCACCTCCCCCATTGTCACCATAGCCGCTTTACCTGCACTTTCTCTCGCTCAAACGGTCGTCAACCACAATTCCACCTCCAACCACATCTCCAAAGGCGTGGCCTTCGATGCCCTGCCCCCTCTGAGGCCCAACCATGCCTCCTACTGCAGGCCAGAGCGCCCGCTGTCCACTGTGTCTGCAGACGATGAAATGAATGACTCGGATTCAGAGACATACTGA